The Streptomyces sp. NBC_00454 DNA segment GAAGCGCGCGTGCCCGTCAGCTTCAGGCCGGCGGTGACGTTGCCGTAGACGGACATCGCCGGGAAGGGGTTCGGCTTCTGGAAGACCATGCCGATCCGGCGGCGCGCGTCGGTGAGCCGGCGGCCGCGGGCGTACACGTCCTCGCCGTCGAGCAGGACCTCCCCCGCCAGTTCGGCGCCGGGGATCAGCTCGTGCATGCGGTTCAGGATCCGCAGGAAGGTGGACTTGCCGCAGCCCGAAGGGCCGATCAGGGCGGTGACCTGGCCGCCGGGCATCGTCAGGGAGACCCGGTCGAGTACCTTGCGGCCGCCGAACCAGGCCGAGATGTCCCGGGCGTCCAGGGTGGACGCGCCGGTGGTGGGGATGGTGGGGAGGGGCATCGTCTGCTGCGACATCACGGCCTCGTTCACAGGAGGTTGGGCAGGAGGAGGGCGGCCCGGTCGGCGACCGCCAGGCCGCCAGGACCGGGAAGCCGACCAGCCAGGTGTGCCCGCGGCCCCAGCGGACCCGGGCCCAGGCCAGCGCCGCCGCGGCGAGCAGCAGCGCCTGCGCCCGCGGTGCGGGCCGATCCGCGGAAGACCCGGTCGGCCGGGTCCGCGCTCCTGGCGAGCGGACGGGGGGTGACGTGCTCGTCCTGCGGCGCTTCGGGAGGGATCACGGTGGTGGCGGTCATCGCAGGCCTCCCCCGCGCAGGGCCAGCCCGGGCGCGTCTCCGGCGCCGGGCAGGCGCAGGCCGCGCAGCCGCCGGGTGTAGGTGATCGCGGAGGCCACCTGGGCCCCGGCCGCGGCGGCCAGGAACAGCTGGCAGCTGTGGCGGCATTCGCGCTGGCGGCGGAAGGTGCGGGTGGACACGGCGGCGCAGTCGCCGTCGAGGGCGAGCTGCCAGGTCCAGGCGCCGGTGCCACCGGCGGTCGTGCCGGTGGACATGGTCACGAGCGGGGCGGCCTCTTCGATGCGCCCCTGGAGCCGTTCGACGGCCGCGCAGCAGTCGTCCAGGGTGCCGTGCACGTCCGGGCTTCGTCCCAGCTCGTGGTTGTTGGCGCCCACCAGGCGCCAGGTCACGGCGTCGGGCCCGCTGTCCGAGCCGTCCCGCCGTGCCCGGCGCAGTCCCACCGCCGTCTGCGCAGGCACGTGACGTCTCTCGACGTCCACCCATGAGACGAACAGAAAACGTGGTCGAGACATCGGGCCACCCCCTTCCCCACAAGCCGTGCGTGGACTGGATCCGGCCATCCACCCATGGCCGCGGCCATGACAATCCACGGGGCACAGCGCTCTGGGGCACACGGATCGGTGAAGCAGAAACGGAGAACATGTGAACGCGCGATGGGGGCGTACGCCCGGCGCACCCTCCAGATCACGCCAAAGTGACGATTCATCAGGTCAGTTGTCCCGGACTCTTGACTCTGGTTGGCGCAGTCGCGATTCTCGACGCAATGCTTGCGCGGGACATGACAATCAGGCGCCAGGGTGGTCATGCCCACGGTGGACTGTGTCCTCGACCGCGCCCTCCGCCGACCGAGGACGTGAGTAGTGGCCATGAGCCGACACCCGCACCCCCGCCCCAGACGCAAACCCCTCGCGGTCCTGACGCTGCTGCTCGGCCTGCTGGCCATGGTGCTCGGCCCCGTGCCGGGCGCGGCGGCCGACGCGGGCTGGTGGAACCCCACCGCACGGCCCGCGCCCGATTCCGGGATCAACGTGACCGGCGAGCCCTTCAAGGGCACCGACGCCCAGGGCAACGTACGGGGCTTCGTGGACGCCCACGACCACATCATGTCCAACGAGGGCTTCGGCGGCCGGCTGATCTGCGGCAAGCCCTTCTCCGACCTCGGGGTCGCCGACGCGCTCAAGGACTGTCCCGAGCACTACCCGGACGGCAGCCTCGCGATCTTCGACTTCGTCACCAAGGGCGGTGACGGCAAGCACGACCCCGACGGCTGGCCGACCTTCAAGGACTGGCCCGCCCACGACTCGCTGACCCACCAGCAGAACTACTACGCCTGGATCGAGCGGGCCTGGCGCGGTGGCCAGCGCGTGCTCGTCAACGACCTCGTCACCAACGGCGTGATCTGCTCGGTCTACTTCTTCAAGGACCGCAGCTGCGACGAGATGACCGCCATCCGTCTGGAGGCGAAGAAGAGCTACGACATGCAGGCCTACATCGACAAGATGTACGGCGGCCCCGGCAAGGGGTGGTTCCGCATCGTCACCGACTCCGCGCAGGCCCGCGAGGTCGTCAAGCAGGGGAAGCTCGCCGTCGTGCTCGGCGTCGAGACCTCCGAGCCCTTCGGCTGCAAGCAGATCCTGGACATCTCGCAGTGCAGCAAGCAGGACATCGACAAGGGTCTGGACGAGCTGTACGGGCTCGGCGTGCGCAGCATGTTCCTGTGCCACAAGTTCGACAACGCCCTGTGCGGGGTGCGCTTCGACGAGGGCGCCCTGGGAACGGCCATCAACGTCGGGCAGTTCCTGTCGACCGGCACCTTCTGGCAGACCGAGCAGTGCAAGGGCCCGCAGCACGACAACCCGATCGGACTCGCGGCCGCGCCCAACGCCCAGAAGGAGCTGCCCGCCGGGGTGGCGGTACCCTCGTACGCCTCGGGCGCCCAGTGCAACACCCGCGGTCTCACCGACCTCGGTGACTACGCGGTGCGCGGCATGATGAAGCGCAAGATGATGCTCGAAGTGGACCACATGAGCGTCAAGGCCGCGGGCCAGGCCTTCGACATCCTGGAGTCCGAGTCGTACCCGGGCGTGATCTCCTCCCACAGCTGGATGGACCTCGGCTGGATGGAGCGGCTCTACAAGCTCGGCGGTTTCGTCGCCCAGTACATGAGCGGCTCCGAGGCCTTCAGCGCCGAGGCCAAGCGCACGGACGCCCTGCGCGAGAAGTACCACGTCGGCTACGGCTACGGCACCGACATGAACGGCGTCGGCGGCTGGCCCGGCCCGCGCGGCGCCGACGCGCCCACCCCGGTCACGTACCCGTTCCGCAGCACCGACGGCGGCTCGGTCATCGACAAGCAGACCGCCGGCCAGCGCACCTGGGACTTCAACACCGACGGCGCCGCGCACTACGGCATGGTGCCCGACTGGATCGAGGACATCCGGCTGGTCGGCGGGCAGGGCGTGGTGGACGACCTGTTCCAGGGCGCCGAGTCCTACCTGCGCACCTGGGGCTCCACCGAGCAGCACAGGGCCGGAGTGAACCTCGC contains these protein-coding regions:
- a CDS encoding discoidin domain-containing protein, whose amino-acid sequence is MSRHPHPRPRRKPLAVLTLLLGLLAMVLGPVPGAAADAGWWNPTARPAPDSGINVTGEPFKGTDAQGNVRGFVDAHDHIMSNEGFGGRLICGKPFSDLGVADALKDCPEHYPDGSLAIFDFVTKGGDGKHDPDGWPTFKDWPAHDSLTHQQNYYAWIERAWRGGQRVLVNDLVTNGVICSVYFFKDRSCDEMTAIRLEAKKSYDMQAYIDKMYGGPGKGWFRIVTDSAQAREVVKQGKLAVVLGVETSEPFGCKQILDISQCSKQDIDKGLDELYGLGVRSMFLCHKFDNALCGVRFDEGALGTAINVGQFLSTGTFWQTEQCKGPQHDNPIGLAAAPNAQKELPAGVAVPSYASGAQCNTRGLTDLGDYAVRGMMKRKMMLEVDHMSVKAAGQAFDILESESYPGVISSHSWMDLGWMERLYKLGGFVAQYMSGSEAFSAEAKRTDALREKYHVGYGYGTDMNGVGGWPGPRGADAPTPVTYPFRSTDGGSVIDKQTAGQRTWDFNTDGAAHYGMVPDWIEDIRLVGGQGVVDDLFQGAESYLRTWGSTEQHRAGVNLAAGAASSASSAEWWNPFVNFASGKAVDGDRGSRWASEWNDDQWIQLDLGSVNLVKRVTLDWEAAYGKSYRIEVSTDGANWQTAWSTTTGDGGLDTAQFAGVPARYVRVHGAGRGTQWGYSLYEVGVYSS